In one Streptomyces sp. NBC_01241 genomic region, the following are encoded:
- a CDS encoding TerD family protein, whose translation MGVSLSKGGNVSLTKAAPNLTAVTVGLGWDARTTTGGDFDLDASALLTNAEGKVGSDGNFVFFNNLKSPDGSVEHTGDNLTGEGEGDDEVIKVNLAGVPADVDKIVFPVSIYEAETRQQSFGQVRNAYIRVVNQADNSELARYDLSEDASTETAMVFGELYRNGAEWKFRAIGQGYASGLRGIAQDFGVNV comes from the coding sequence GTGGGAGTCAGCCTCAGCAAGGGCGGCAACGTCTCGCTGACCAAGGCCGCGCCCAACCTGACGGCGGTCACCGTCGGTCTGGGCTGGGACGCTCGTACCACCACCGGTGGTGACTTCGACCTCGACGCCAGCGCCCTGCTGACGAACGCCGAGGGCAAGGTCGGCAGCGACGGCAACTTCGTCTTCTTCAACAACCTCAAGAGCCCCGACGGCTCCGTGGAGCACACGGGTGACAACCTCACCGGTGAGGGCGAGGGCGACGACGAGGTCATCAAGGTGAACCTGGCCGGCGTTCCGGCCGATGTCGACAAGATCGTCTTCCCGGTCTCGATCTACGAGGCCGAGACCCGGCAGCAGAGCTTCGGCCAGGTGCGCAACGCGTACATCCGCGTGGTCAACCAGGCGGACAACAGCGAGCTGGCGCGCTACGACCTGAGCGAGGACGCCTCGACGGAGACCGCCATGGTCTTCGGCGAGCTGTACCGCAACGGGGCGGAGTGGAAGTTCCGTGCCATCGGTCAGGGTTACGCCTCGGGGCTGCGCGGCATCGCGCAGGACTTCGGCGTCAACGTCTGA
- a CDS encoding peroxiredoxin: protein MAIEVGTQAPDFELKDNHGRTVKLSDFRGEKNVVLLFYPFAFTGVCTGELCALRDELPKFENDDTQLLAVSNDSIHTLRVFAEQEGLEYPLVSDFWPHGETSRAYGVFDEEKGCAVRGTFIIDKEGVVRWTVVNGLPDARDLNDYIKALDTL, encoded by the coding sequence ATGGCGATCGAGGTCGGCACCCAGGCCCCGGATTTCGAGCTGAAGGACAACCACGGCCGGACCGTGAAGCTCTCCGACTTCCGCGGCGAGAAGAACGTCGTGCTGCTGTTCTACCCGTTCGCCTTCACCGGCGTGTGCACGGGTGAGCTCTGCGCGCTCCGTGACGAGCTGCCGAAGTTCGAGAACGACGACACGCAGCTGCTGGCCGTCTCCAACGACTCCATCCACACCCTGCGCGTCTTCGCCGAGCAGGAAGGCCTGGAGTACCCGCTGGTGTCGGACTTCTGGCCGCACGGTGAGACCTCGCGGGCCTACGGCGTGTTCGACGAGGAGAAGGGCTGTGCGGTGCGCGGCACCTTCATCATCGACAAGGAGGGCGTGGTGCGCTGGACCGTCGTCAACGGTCTGCCCGACGCGCGCGACCTCAACGACTACATCAAGGCGCTCGACACGCTCTGA
- a CDS encoding DUF3052 domain-containing protein — protein MSATADHAEERTNPAARLGFEPGQVVQEIGYDDDVEQELREGIEATIGQDLVDEDYDDVADVVVLWFRDEDGDLTDALVDAIGLIEDGGAVWLMTPKTGRDGYVEPSDINEAAQTAGLSQTKSINAGKDWTGSRLVTPKAAKAKR, from the coding sequence GTGAGCGCGACCGCGGACCACGCGGAGGAGCGGACCAACCCGGCAGCACGCCTGGGGTTCGAGCCCGGACAGGTGGTCCAGGAGATCGGCTACGACGACGACGTCGAGCAGGAGCTCCGTGAGGGCATTGAGGCCACAATCGGCCAGGATCTCGTCGATGAGGACTACGACGACGTCGCAGACGTCGTCGTGCTGTGGTTCCGCGACGAGGACGGCGACCTTACGGACGCGCTGGTGGATGCCATTGGTCTGATCGAGGACGGCGGCGCGGTCTGGCTGATGACGCCGAAGACCGGCCGTGACGGATACGTCGAACCGAGCGACATCAACGAGGCTGCACAGACCGCCGGTCTCTCCCAGACCAAGAGCATCAATGCGGGCAAGGACTGGACGGGCAGCCGTCTGGTCACACCGAAGGCGGCCAAAGCCAAGCGCTGA
- the aceE gene encoding pyruvate dehydrogenase (acetyl-transferring), homodimeric type, whose translation MASGSDRNPIIIGGLPSQVPDFDPEETQEWLDSLDAAVDERGRERARYLMLRLIERAREKRVAVPEMRSTDYVNTIATKDEPFFPGDEEIERKVLNATRWNAAVMVSRAQRPGIGVGGHIATFASSASLYDVGFNHFFRGKDDGLGGDQIFFQGHASPGIYARAFLLDRLSEAQLDAFRQEKSKAPNGLSSYPHPRLMPDFWEFPTVSMGLGPLGAIYQARMNRYMEARGIADTSRSHVWAYLGDGEMDEPESLGQLSIAAREGLDNLTFVVNCNLQRLDGPVRGNGKIIQELESQFRGAGWNVIKLVWDRSWDPLLAQDRTGILVNKLNTTPDGQFQTYATESGAYIREHFFGDDPRLRDMVKDMTDDQILHLGRGGHDHRKVYAAYAAAKAHKGQPTVILAQTVKGWTLGPNFEGRNATHQMKKLTVEDLKRFRDRLHIPITDKQLDEGYPPYYHPGRDSEEIQYMHDRRKGLGGYVPTRVVRAKPLVLPEDKTYAIAKKGTGQQSIATTMAFVRILKELMRDKEIGKRFVLIAPDEYRTFGMDAFFPSAKIYNPLGQQYEAVDRDLLLAYKESPTGQMLHDGISEAGCTASLIAAGSAYATHGEPLIPVYVFYSMFGFQRTGDQFWQMADQLARGFVLGATAGRTTLTGEGLQHADGHSQLLASTNPGCVAYDPAFSYEIAHIVKDGLRRMYGGTPGENEDVFYYLTVYNEPIQHPAEPENVDVEGILKGVYRYKAAERGEIPAQIMASGVAVPWAVEAQRILADEWNVRADVWSATSWNELRREAVDVERYNLLHPAEEQRVPYVTRKLSGSEGPFVAVSDWMRSVPDQIARWVPGAYQSLGADGFGFADTRGAARRFFHIDAQSIVLAVLTELAKQGRVDRSLLKSAIDRYDLLDVAAAHPGAAGGDA comes from the coding sequence GTGGCTTCCGGATCCGATCGCAACCCGATCATCATTGGCGGCCTGCCGAGCCAGGTCCCGGACTTCGATCCCGAAGAGACCCAGGAATGGCTCGACTCGCTCGACGCAGCCGTCGACGAGCGAGGTCGTGAGCGGGCCCGTTACCTGATGCTCCGGCTCATCGAGCGTGCGCGCGAGAAGCGCGTCGCCGTGCCGGAGATGCGCAGTACGGACTACGTGAACACGATCGCCACGAAGGACGAGCCGTTCTTCCCCGGCGACGAGGAGATCGAGCGCAAGGTTCTCAACGCGACCCGCTGGAACGCGGCCGTGATGGTGTCGCGCGCCCAGCGTCCCGGCATCGGGGTCGGCGGCCACATCGCCACCTTCGCCTCCTCGGCCTCACTGTACGACGTGGGCTTCAACCACTTCTTCCGGGGCAAGGACGACGGCCTGGGCGGCGACCAGATCTTCTTCCAGGGACACGCGTCCCCGGGTATCTACGCCCGCGCCTTCCTGCTCGACCGGCTGAGCGAGGCGCAGCTCGACGCCTTCCGCCAGGAGAAGTCGAAGGCGCCGAACGGCCTGTCCAGCTACCCGCACCCGCGGCTGATGCCGGACTTCTGGGAGTTCCCGACCGTCTCGATGGGCCTCGGCCCGCTCGGCGCGATCTACCAGGCCCGGATGAACCGCTACATGGAGGCGCGCGGCATCGCCGACACCTCCCGGTCGCATGTGTGGGCGTACCTGGGCGACGGCGAGATGGACGAGCCCGAGTCGCTCGGTCAGCTCTCCATCGCCGCGCGCGAGGGCCTGGACAACCTGACCTTCGTGGTCAACTGCAACCTGCAGCGCCTCGACGGCCCGGTCCGCGGCAACGGCAAGATCATCCAGGAGCTGGAGTCGCAGTTCCGCGGCGCCGGATGGAACGTCATCAAGCTGGTCTGGGACCGCTCCTGGGACCCGCTGCTCGCGCAGGACCGCACGGGCATCCTGGTCAACAAGCTGAACACCACGCCGGACGGCCAGTTCCAGACGTATGCCACCGAGTCGGGCGCGTACATCCGTGAGCACTTCTTCGGGGACGACCCGCGGCTGCGCGACATGGTCAAGGACATGACCGACGACCAGATCCTGCACCTGGGCCGTGGCGGTCACGACCACCGGAAGGTCTACGCGGCCTACGCGGCGGCCAAGGCCCACAAGGGTCAGCCGACGGTGATCCTGGCGCAGACGGTCAAGGGCTGGACGCTGGGGCCGAACTTCGAGGGCCGCAACGCGACCCACCAGATGAAGAAGCTCACCGTCGAGGACCTCAAGCGGTTCCGCGACCGGCTCCACATCCCGATCACGGACAAGCAGCTGGACGAGGGCTACCCGCCCTACTACCACCCGGGCCGCGATTCCGAAGAGATCCAGTACATGCACGACCGCCGCAAGGGTCTGGGCGGTTATGTCCCGACCCGTGTGGTGCGCGCGAAGCCGCTGGTCCTCCCCGAGGACAAGACGTACGCGATCGCGAAGAAGGGCACGGGTCAGCAGTCGATCGCCACGACCATGGCGTTCGTCCGCATCCTGAAGGAACTCATGCGGGACAAGGAGATCGGTAAGCGCTTCGTACTGATCGCGCCTGACGAGTACCGCACCTTCGGCATGGACGCGTTCTTCCCGAGCGCGAAGATCTACAACCCGCTGGGTCAGCAGTACGAGGCGGTGGACCGGGATCTGCTGCTCGCGTACAAGGAGTCGCCGACCGGTCAGATGCTGCACGACGGCATCTCCGAGGCCGGCTGCACGGCGTCGCTGATCGCCGCCGGTTCGGCGTACGCCACGCACGGCGAGCCGCTGATCCCGGTGTACGTCTTCTACTCGATGTTCGGTTTCCAGCGCACCGGCGACCAGTTCTGGCAGATGGCCGACCAGCTCGCGCGCGGCTTCGTGCTGGGTGCGACCGCCGGTCGTACGACCCTGACCGGTGAGGGTCTCCAGCACGCGGACGGCCACTCGCAGCTGCTCGCCTCGACGAACCCGGGCTGCGTCGCGTACGACCCGGCGTTCAGCTACGAGATCGCGCACATCGTCAAGGACGGTCTGCGCCGGATGTACGGCGGGACCCCCGGCGAGAACGAGGACGTCTTCTACTACCTCACCGTCTACAACGAGCCGATCCAGCACCCGGCCGAGCCGGAGAACGTGGATGTCGAGGGCATCCTGAAGGGCGTGTACCGCTACAAGGCCGCCGAGCGGGGCGAGATCCCGGCCCAGATCATGGCGTCCGGTGTGGCGGTGCCGTGGGCGGTCGAGGCGCAGCGGATCCTCGCCGACGAGTGGAACGTCCGGGCGGACGTCTGGTCGGCGACCTCCTGGAACGAGCTGCGTCGCGAGGCCGTGGACGTGGAGCGGTACAACCTGCTGCACCCGGCGGAGGAGCAGCGCGTCCCGTACGTCACGCGGAAGCTCTCCGGCTCCGAGGGTCCGTTCGTGGCGGTCTCGGACTGGATGCGTTCCGTACCGGACCAGATCGCGCGCTGGGTGCCCGGTGCGTACCAGTCGCTGGGCGCGGACGGCTTCGGCTTCGCCGACACCCGTGGCGCGGCCCGCCGGTTCTTCCACATCGACGCGCAGTCGATCGTCCTCGCGGTGCTCACCGAGCTCGCGAAGCAGGGCCGGGTCGACCGTTCGCTGCTGAAGTCGGCGATCGACCGGTACGACCTGCTGGACGTGGCAGCGGCCCACCCGGGCGCGGCCGGCGGCGACGCGTAG
- a CDS encoding peptidase inhibitor family I36 protein, producing the protein MRTTVLAAALATTALAATALIPQAVADSAVRPGSVRAGVCGSGQLCLWGKPDFTGARQIHELATIDIESCVPLPAGSKVQSLANRTGRPVTTYQSAECAETGEFETYPGGGTWVPQSPYQVRAFKVWEN; encoded by the coding sequence ATGCGTACGACCGTCCTTGCCGCCGCCCTGGCCACCACCGCCCTGGCCGCCACCGCGTTGATCCCGCAGGCCGTGGCCGACTCCGCGGTCCGTCCCGGGTCCGTCCGGGCCGGGGTCTGCGGAAGCGGCCAGCTCTGCCTCTGGGGGAAACCGGACTTCACGGGCGCCCGGCAGATCCACGAGCTGGCCACGATCGACATCGAGAGCTGCGTCCCGCTGCCGGCCGGCAGCAAGGTCCAGTCGCTCGCCAACCGCACCGGCCGCCCGGTCACCACGTACCAGTCGGCGGAATGCGCCGAGACCGGCGAATTCGAGACCTATCCGGGTGGCGGCACCTGGGTGCCCCAGTCCCCGTACCAGGTCAGGGCGTTCAAGGTCTGGGAGAACTGA
- a CDS encoding MFS transporter, with product MNSQTTVEKASREPQDTAVPAPAKGLRGHPWLTLFSVAIGVMMVALDGTIVAIANPAIQQDLGASLADVQWITNGYMLALAVSLITAGKLGDRFGHRQTFLMGVVGFAAASGAIGLSHSVALVIVFRVLQGLFGALLMPAALGLLRATFPAEKLNMAIGIWGMVIGASTAGGPILGGVLVEHVSWQSVFFINVPVGVIALVLGLVILKDHRAENAPRSFDIGGIVLLSQAMFCLIWALIKGAEWGWGDYKTLGFLGAAVALFVVFAFSQKNVREPLIPLAMFRSVPLSAGTVLMVLMAFAFMGGLFFVTFYLQNVHGLSPVDSGLHLLPLTGMMIVASPLAGAMITKFGPRVPLVGGMVCTAVAMFGMSQLEIGTSTLTMSIWFGLLGLGLAPVMVGATEVIVGNAPMELSGVAGGLQQAAMQVGGSLGTAVLGAIMASQVDSKLAGNWTAAQLPPLSPKQLDAASSAVEVGVPPVDANTPPEVAAKIAGVAHDTFVSGMSTAFMVAGIVAVVAALVATLTKRGANAEAGAGAGHI from the coding sequence ATGAATAGTCAGACCACCGTCGAAAAGGCGTCGCGGGAGCCGCAGGACACCGCCGTGCCCGCACCTGCCAAGGGGCTGCGCGGCCACCCCTGGCTGACGCTCTTCTCCGTGGCCATCGGCGTGATGATGGTCGCGCTCGACGGCACGATCGTCGCGATCGCCAACCCCGCCATCCAGCAGGATCTCGGCGCCTCGCTCGCCGACGTCCAGTGGATCACCAACGGCTACATGCTCGCCCTTGCGGTCTCCCTGATCACCGCGGGCAAGCTCGGTGACCGGTTCGGCCACCGCCAGACCTTCCTGATGGGTGTCGTGGGCTTCGCCGCGGCATCGGGGGCCATCGGCCTCTCGCACAGCGTCGCCCTGGTGATCGTGTTCCGGGTGCTCCAGGGCCTCTTCGGCGCCCTGCTGATGCCCGCCGCACTCGGCCTGCTGCGCGCCACCTTCCCGGCCGAGAAGCTGAACATGGCGATCGGCATCTGGGGCATGGTGATCGGCGCCTCGACCGCGGGCGGTCCGATCCTCGGCGGCGTGCTCGTCGAGCACGTCAGCTGGCAGTCCGTCTTCTTCATCAATGTGCCGGTCGGCGTGATCGCGCTCGTGCTGGGCCTGGTGATCCTCAAGGACCACCGCGCCGAGAACGCGCCGCGCTCCTTCGACATCGGCGGCATCGTGCTGCTCTCGCAGGCGATGTTCTGCCTCATCTGGGCGCTCATCAAGGGCGCCGAGTGGGGCTGGGGCGACTACAAGACGCTCGGCTTCCTGGGCGCTGCCGTGGCCCTGTTCGTGGTCTTCGCCTTCTCCCAGAAGAACGTCAGGGAGCCGCTGATCCCGCTGGCGATGTTCCGGTCCGTGCCGCTGTCCGCGGGCACGGTCCTGATGGTGCTGATGGCCTTCGCCTTCATGGGCGGGCTGTTCTTCGTCACCTTCTACCTGCAGAACGTGCACGGTCTGAGCCCCGTCGACAGCGGTCTGCACCTGCTGCCGCTGACCGGCATGATGATCGTCGCCTCGCCGCTCGCGGGCGCCATGATCACGAAGTTCGGCCCGCGGGTTCCGCTGGTCGGCGGCATGGTGTGCACGGCGGTCGCCATGTTCGGCATGTCCCAGCTGGAGATCGGCACCAGCACCCTGACCATGTCGATCTGGTTCGGGCTGCTCGGTCTCGGCCTCGCCCCGGTGATGGTCGGCGCCACCGAGGTCATCGTCGGCAACGCCCCGATGGAGCTCTCCGGCGTCGCGGGCGGTCTGCAGCAGGCCGCCATGCAGGTCGGCGGCAGCCTCGGTACGGCGGTACTGGGCGCGATCATGGCCTCCCAGGTCGACTCGAAGCTGGCCGGCAACTGGACGGCCGCGCAGCTTCCGCCCCTCTCGCCGAAGCAGCTGGACGCGGCGTCCTCGGCCGTCGAGGTCGGCGTCCCGCCGGTGGACGCCAACACTCCGCCGGAGGTCGCGGCGAAGATCGCGGGCGTCGCCCATGACACGTTCGTGTCGGGCATGAGCACGGCATTCATGGTCGCCGGCATCGTCGCGGTGGTCGCCGCGCTGGTCGCCACGCTCACCAAGCGCGGTGCGAACGCTGAGGCGGGCGCGGGCGCCGGTCACATCTGA
- a CDS encoding TetR family transcriptional regulator produces the protein MRERKKRRTRDALLHAALGLFTTQGYEETTVDEIVDAVEVSQRTFFRYFASKEEAAFAIQEMVESHFLSELRLRPASETPFEALRRAVLCAWNTIGEAIEAIVTVELHMRTYQMIESTPSLLAAHLRRHIDLENQIALLIAEREGLDVETDPRPRVAVAAFSGVMRVTGQLWGQGRDASMDSLRALTETYLDQLGPALAGNWRTEAGAGLG, from the coding sequence CTGCGCGAGCGGAAGAAGCGACGCACCCGGGACGCCCTGCTGCACGCCGCCCTCGGCCTTTTCACCACCCAGGGGTACGAGGAGACCACCGTCGACGAGATCGTCGACGCCGTCGAGGTCTCCCAGCGCACCTTCTTCCGCTACTTCGCCAGCAAGGAGGAGGCCGCCTTCGCCATCCAGGAGATGGTGGAGTCGCACTTCCTCTCGGAGCTGCGCCTGCGTCCCGCTTCGGAGACCCCGTTCGAGGCGCTGCGCCGCGCGGTCCTCTGCGCCTGGAACACCATCGGTGAGGCGATCGAGGCGATCGTCACGGTCGAACTCCACATGCGTACGTACCAGATGATCGAGTCGACGCCGTCGCTGCTCGCCGCCCACCTGCGACGCCACATCGATCTGGAGAACCAGATCGCGCTGCTGATCGCCGAGCGCGAGGGGCTCGACGTGGAGACCGACCCCCGGCCGAGGGTCGCCGTCGCCGCGTTCTCCGGGGTGATGCGGGTGACCGGGCAGCTCTGGGGGCAGGGGCGGGACGCCAGCATGGACTCGCTGCGCGCGCTGACCGAGACGTACCTGGACCAGCTCGGCCCGGCACTGGCCGGGAACTGGCGGACGGAGGCCGGCGCGGGGCTCGGGTAG
- a CDS encoding alpha/beta hydrolase, translating to MTSFDTSPTLTAWRALLAVAVVFVMLATTGWTAVRHQRSDEPRTLALASWARGSVAGHALPDADAPPGRMAQFFATLTAAQRTALADKYPLVVGNLNGAPVTLRYHANQRALVQAQAVERQRMHDERLSPDGRAEALRRMNRFQSMLENGRHILAFDPSGKGRAAEVFGDLDRAARVSVIVPGVDTNLLTLERTAPMVNAAPVGMAKSLYAAERAARPGTRTAVIAWADYTTPAGIGVDAALGNLAERGAVRLNALVGALPGDAPVSLFCHSYGSVLCGVAAHELPSRVTDIAVAGSPGMRVENAGQLHTAARVWATRDHGDWIADVPNLELGGLGHGADPVDPGFGARIVSAGGAVGHSGYFEPGTESLSNFAAIGVGAYASVSCASSDSTCHDGVATGGRGPGI from the coding sequence GTGACTTCCTTCGACACCTCCCCCACGCTCACCGCATGGCGCGCGCTGCTCGCCGTCGCGGTTGTGTTCGTGATGCTGGCGACCACGGGCTGGACCGCCGTACGTCACCAGCGCTCCGACGAGCCACGGACCCTCGCACTCGCCTCGTGGGCGCGCGGCAGCGTAGCCGGTCATGCGCTGCCGGACGCCGACGCTCCGCCGGGCCGGATGGCGCAGTTCTTCGCCACGCTCACGGCCGCGCAGCGCACCGCACTCGCGGACAAGTACCCCTTGGTCGTGGGCAATCTGAACGGCGCCCCGGTCACCCTGCGCTACCACGCCAACCAGCGGGCCCTGGTGCAGGCGCAGGCGGTCGAGCGGCAGCGCATGCACGACGAGAGGCTCTCCCCCGACGGCCGCGCCGAGGCGCTCCGGCGGATGAACCGCTTCCAGTCGATGCTGGAGAACGGCCGGCACATCCTCGCCTTCGACCCGTCCGGGAAGGGCCGCGCCGCCGAGGTGTTCGGTGATCTCGACCGGGCCGCGCGGGTCTCCGTGATCGTCCCCGGCGTCGACACCAATCTGCTGACGCTGGAGCGGACCGCCCCCATGGTGAACGCCGCCCCGGTCGGCATGGCGAAGTCGCTGTACGCGGCGGAGCGCGCCGCGCGTCCCGGTACCCGTACCGCCGTCATCGCCTGGGCCGACTACACGACACCGGCCGGGATCGGGGTGGACGCGGCGCTGGGGAACCTCGCCGAGCGCGGGGCGGTGCGGCTGAACGCCCTGGTGGGCGCGTTGCCCGGGGACGCCCCGGTCTCACTGTTCTGCCACAGCTACGGCTCGGTGCTGTGCGGTGTCGCCGCGCACGAACTGCCCTCCAGGGTCACCGACATCGCGGTCGCGGGCAGCCCCGGCATGCGGGTGGAGAACGCGGGGCAGCTGCACACCGCGGCCAGGGTGTGGGCGACGCGGGACCACGGCGACTGGATCGCGGACGTACCGAACCTGGAGCTCGGCGGGCTGGGCCACGGCGCCGACCCGGTCGACCCCGGCTTCGGCGCACGCATTGTCTCGGCGGGCGGAGCGGTCGGTCACAGCGGCTACTTCGAGCCCGGCACCGAGAGCCTCAGCAACTTCGCCGCCATCGGCGTCGGGGCCTACGCCTCCGTGAGCTGCGCGAGCTCCGACAGCACCTGTCACGACGGAGTCGCCACCGGCGGCCGGGGCCCGGGGATCTGA
- a CDS encoding DUF4429 domain-containing protein has translation MGDVLAGIHATWEFDTDSVLIRFERGIRTPKLFQSLRERRVPHTALSSVTLTPGKRGTVVLHAVPRPGADPLLEAAAGQLKAGSDPYRLVLPAEREMLAEYYADDLRARLGSDAAEPAERFLVAAPEAPMQFKAYDGRASFDGDRISFRWFWTGASTAKWKAGDQTFPVTELCGVEWRSPEAFDGYLRLVPRGRQGAGAGPGAGAGLRMSTASGPGAGDGTGTGTELGTGLAAGLLPSAQPMAPRPTRADQDPAAVVFGLGYGPVHESLPFAAAVLESVRRKQPSSATPATVPAGVGRRDPADIAERIRHLGELHQAGLVTDDEFSAKKAQLLADL, from the coding sequence ATGGGTGATGTGCTGGCCGGAATTCATGCCACCTGGGAGTTCGACACCGACTCCGTGCTCATCCGCTTCGAACGGGGTATACGCACACCGAAGCTCTTCCAGAGCCTGCGTGAGCGCCGCGTCCCGCACACGGCGCTGTCGTCGGTGACGCTGACCCCCGGCAAGCGGGGCACGGTGGTCCTGCACGCGGTGCCGAGACCCGGCGCCGACCCGTTGCTGGAGGCCGCGGCGGGGCAACTGAAGGCCGGCAGCGATCCGTACCGGCTGGTGCTTCCGGCCGAGCGCGAGATGCTCGCCGAGTACTACGCGGACGACCTGCGCGCCCGGCTCGGTTCCGATGCCGCGGAGCCCGCCGAGCGGTTCCTGGTCGCTGCCCCCGAGGCCCCGATGCAGTTCAAGGCGTACGACGGCCGGGCCAGCTTCGACGGTGACCGGATCTCCTTCCGCTGGTTCTGGACGGGCGCCTCCACGGCGAAGTGGAAGGCCGGCGACCAGACGTTTCCGGTGACGGAGCTGTGCGGGGTCGAGTGGCGCTCGCCGGAGGCCTTCGACGGCTATCTGCGGCTGGTGCCGAGGGGCCGGCAAGGCGCAGGGGCCGGACCGGGCGCTGGGGCCGGCCTCCGCATGAGCACCGCTTCCGGCCCGGGTGCGGGTGACGGTACCGGCACCGGTACGGAGCTGGGCACGGGGCTCGCCGCCGGCCTGCTGCCGAGCGCGCAGCCGATGGCGCCCCGCCCCACCCGGGCCGATCAGGACCCGGCCGCGGTGGTCTTCGGCCTCGGCTACGGCCCGGTGCACGAGTCGCTGCCGTTCGCCGCGGCCGTACTGGAATCCGTACGCAGGAAGCAGCCGTCGTCCGCCACGCCGGCAACCGTTCCGGCGGGCGTGGGGCGGCGCGATCCCGCGGACATCGCGGAGCGGATCCGGCACCTCGGGGAGCTGCACCAGGCGGGGCTGGTGACGGACGACGAGTTCAGCGCGAAGAAGGCGCAGCTGCTCGCCGACCTGTAG
- a CDS encoding sensor histidine kinase codes for MSTSPPHKPHKPRKPPTPPAPPTPPSSPPPPAVDGLLSAARRNLREFAHGLSHPSHPATPLLANAPKRWQRLLPYVVVLALVATFIPVTINVLTEGYGVNGGLAGALAVAQAAPLLMLAHRPLQAWWIVFPADILGAAALLGYPVGTFDIWPWPPPTLVGYLFVLLALALRETRRTLISVWVATGAASLFLHLIAPERSNGSALLLVILGAVVLVIGAAVRERGDAQRRLAEQETISEAERAQRTLLEERTRIARELHDVVAHHMSVITVQADSAPYRISGLPEEAREEFAAIAASARESLTEMRRLLTVLRSEGTEGERAPQPGLDRVQQLVEATVRAGLPAELSLAADLPDVPQAVDLSAYRIVQEALANVVRHAPGARTRVSITSDGEHLTVLVVNGRAEQPGSPLETTGTGHGLVGMRERVRLTGGTLDTGPLPDGGFRVAARLPLAAASPPASEDS; via the coding sequence ATGTCCACTTCCCCGCCGCACAAGCCGCACAAGCCGCGCAAGCCGCCGACGCCGCCCGCGCCACCGACGCCGCCCTCATCTCCCCCGCCACCCGCCGTCGACGGCCTGCTGAGTGCCGCCCGGCGCAATCTGCGCGAGTTCGCGCACGGGCTCTCGCACCCGTCCCACCCCGCGACGCCGCTCCTCGCGAATGCTCCGAAGCGGTGGCAGCGACTGCTGCCGTACGTCGTCGTCCTCGCCCTCGTCGCCACCTTCATCCCGGTCACGATCAATGTCCTGACCGAGGGGTACGGCGTGAACGGAGGACTGGCGGGAGCCCTGGCCGTCGCGCAGGCGGCGCCGCTCCTGATGCTGGCGCACCGGCCACTGCAGGCGTGGTGGATCGTCTTCCCCGCGGACATCCTCGGTGCGGCCGCACTGCTCGGGTATCCGGTCGGCACGTTCGACATCTGGCCATGGCCCCCGCCCACCCTGGTCGGCTATCTCTTCGTGCTGCTCGCGCTGGCCCTGCGCGAGACCCGGCGGACCCTGATCTCGGTCTGGGTGGCGACGGGCGCGGCGAGCCTGTTTCTGCACCTGATCGCGCCGGAGCGCAGCAACGGCAGCGCGCTGCTGCTCGTGATCCTCGGTGCGGTGGTCCTGGTGATCGGCGCGGCGGTGCGGGAACGGGGTGACGCGCAGCGTCGGCTCGCCGAGCAGGAGACCATCAGCGAGGCCGAGCGGGCGCAGCGGACGCTGCTGGAGGAGCGCACCAGGATCGCCCGCGAGCTGCACGACGTGGTCGCGCACCACATGTCCGTGATCACGGTCCAGGCCGATTCGGCGCCCTACCGGATCAGCGGACTGCCCGAGGAGGCGCGCGAGGAGTTCGCCGCGATCGCGGCGAGCGCGCGGGAGTCGCTCACGGAGATGCGGCGGCTGCTGACGGTGCTGCGCAGCGAGGGCACGGAGGGCGAGCGGGCGCCGCAGCCGGGGCTCGACCGGGTGCAGCAGCTGGTGGAGGCGACGGTGCGGGCGGGGCTGCCGGCCGAGCTGTCACTGGCCGCCGATCTGCCGGACGTACCGCAGGCGGTGGATCTGTCGGCGTACCGGATCGTGCAGGAGGCCCTGGCGAACGTGGTCCGGCACGCGCCCGGCGCGCGGACCCGGGTGTCGATCACGTCGGACGGTGAGCACCTGACCGTGCTGGTGGTCAACGGCCGGGCGGAGCAGCCCGGTTCGCCGCTGGAGACGACCGGGACCGGACACGGCCTGGTCGGCATGCGGGAACGCGTACGGTTGACGGGCGGCACCCTGGACACCGGACCGCTGCCGGACGGCGGCTTCCGGGTCGCCGCGCGGCTGCCGCTCGCCGCCGCTTCGCCCCCGGCCTCGGAGGACTCTTGA